The following DNA comes from Micromonospora chokoriensis.
CCATCTCTGCGCCTCTCCTCAGTCTCGACGGACGATCTGCACGATCGCGCCGCTCGGCGTTACCGCGACGAGTTCTTTCAGCCTCTCGACGGGCCAGGTATCGAACTGTGTCCGCAGGGCCGCGAGGTCTCCGTGCCAGTCGTGCAGGTTCAGCACCACGCGTTGGGTCTGCTCCTTGTCGACCTTGGCGCGGACCTCGCTCCAGACGCCCCGTACCGGCTTGCCGAGAGTGGGCGAATAGCAGTCGAACACGTGACCCTCGATCAGGTAGTCCGGGTCTTTGTTCGGGTTGCCGGAGTCGCCGGTGCGGAGCCGGGCGTCGGCGATCTCCTGCCTGGTGGGGTTCTGGTGGACCCGGTAGCTCTTGCTGGCGACTATATCGGCGCATTCGTTCTCGAGCTCCAACGGACGCCGCCCTTCGTCGTCCAACCGCGGCGGAATTCTGGCTCTCGGACCGGTCGGCGTCCCGCCCGGGACGCCGGTTGGCTGTCTGGTCCAGGGCGTGCCGTGGTCATGGTCAGCTGATGGGGTGTCGCCGGCGGCATGAGGTGTCGGCGGCGGGTCACCGTGCTGGGAAGGGGTGGGGCTGGCCGGTGGGTGACCGCCAGCCCCTGTCAGTTTCCCGACGACCCCAACTGCCGGGCCTGCGCGATCGCCGCTTCGATGGCCTGCCGGGCCCCGCCGGTGCGCCCAACGACCAGCACCAGGACCTGCTTGATGCCGTCCAGGGCCTGCAACAGCGGCCCGGGCTGCCCGCCCTGCAGGACCATGGCGACGAGTTGCTGCGCCTCACCCACTCCGGTGATGGCCCCGGTCGCCGCGTCACGAGCGGCGTCCACGGCGCTCAGCACGGGCGCCAGCCCGGCGATCGTCTCCTGCGGGGTGGCCTCGTTCGGCACCGCCGCGGTGGCCTTCGTCGCTTCACCGATCGAACCGGCGAGACTTCCCAGGCCGCCCTGGATGCCCGTGATCGCGTTACGCACCCGCGCCACACCCGCCGCCACGGCGACGAAGCCCGCGCCCGCGGCCCGCAACGCCACCTCCTGCGCCTGACTGTCAGCGGCGGCCGCCAACCCCTGCGCGCGTTCGACCCCGGTCATCAACGCGCGGAACTCACCGGTGATCGTCTCGATCTGCGACACGTGGCCGGCACCCCAATCGATGAGAGCGAAAGTGCTGGACAGCTGAACCTACCGGGCTCCTTGTGAGGCCACCAGACATCGACGAGGCGGTTGGCACCGCAGACAGCCACCGCGATGCGAGTAGTCGCACGAGCGGCTTCCGGTCCAGATTCCAGCTCGGGGGGTGGGGTCTGTGGCTGTCGTGTCCGGCTGTCGACGTGTCAGCATCGACGGAACGGCGGTGCTGGTGTTCGCGTCGGGAGGCTCGGTGGGTAATCGCAAGCGCAGTGGCCGCCGGCAGCGGCGGGAGCCGATCCGCCGGATGATCCCGCCCACCCGCGTGCCCGGCAGCCGGCGCCCTCACCGCCCGGACGAGACGGCACTGATGCCGAAATTTGAGTACAGCCCGATGTTCGGACGGCTCGTCGACGCGCCGGTGGAGATGGTGCCGCTGCTCGCGGTCCTAGCCGTTCTGCACCAGGCGCAGAGCGGCATGCCGGTGGGCACCTGTGTCCCGACGAGTCATCAGGTCAGTGGGGCGCTGCGGCACCTTGGCTTCGAGGCCGAGGTGGTCGCCGCGTACGCCTCGCTGTACCGGGTGACCGACACGTTTACCGAGGTGTCCGAGGTCGGCGTGTGGAAACGACCGCCGGTCGTCCATGCCGATGGCACCACGAATGGCCACATGGTTGTTTGGACGCCGTCGTTCGCGCAGCTCGTGGACGCCACCCTGGTGCAGGACCCGCTTCTGCTGGCCGCCGCCCAGGTTGATCCGGTCTACTCGACGCCGGTGTTCGTCGAGGTTCCCACCAACCGGAGGGAGTTTTTCGCGGCTCGGCCCGTCGCCTGGCTCGACGATCACCTGTACGCGTCCTGGGTCCTGCTGCCGGAGTGGACCCGGCTGATGGCCGCGGTTCTGGCAGGGGAGGCCAGCACGGTCGTGGAACTCGGCGCACTCGGTCTGGCCACCGACGCGCTCCGCCTCATCGCGGCCGTCGCGGAGGAGCGGGATCTGAGCGCGATGCTGGTCCAGTGCCCGCGGCTCGGGGCGCTGCTCCGATGAACACCAGCTACCGGAGTTGCCAGTCGAGCCACCGCCGCATCTTGCTTCAGGGGTGTAGAACGTTCCGACCGGCCTGCATCCGCACCCGGGTCTCGCGGTCGTCTCACAACGCATGGCGGGATATTGGTATGACGGCATTGCCAATGATCAGGCAATGCCGCTGGCGCACTTCGGTCCCATAGCCGCGCATTGCCAACCTCGCGATGTACACCCGATCACGAACATAGTTTGGCCAGGAGAGCACCCTGGCCAGCCTGCAGGATATGCGCAGCCTTCAACGGTATCCAGAAACACTCGAGGTGGGTGGGTTCCTGGGTACCGTCGTGGTCTTCCTGACTAGCCCACCGCTCGGGCGTTGGCCCTACGAGTTCCAACTGAAAGACGTGACGGTACTGAATCTCGAACCGGAGCGGTGTGATGTCGTACTCAACCTTCCCCAGCTTGCGGACAACGCGAAAGCCCGTCAGCCCGGTCTCCTCGCGGGCCTCGCGCAGCGCGGCGTCCTCCGGCGCCTCACCTACACGAACGGTGCCTCCCGGCACCTCGACGCCCACCTGCTCATAGCTGTAGTCGGTGTGACGGAAGACGAGCAACCGCCCCTCTCGCACCACGTAGCAGAGAACCTTATCCACCACGACCTTCGCCACCATATGACCTCCCGTATTGGCATTAGCAAAACAAGGGCAGCCCGCGGAAACTGCGGCCCAGCCGCACGGCTCCCGACAATAGGTAACAGGGTGTAACTCATGGACAGGCTATTGGACTCCTATGGATACACCAGGCGCGCAGGCCACGAGTCCATCGGCGATGAATATTGCCTATCTCGCCAACGGTGCGGGGCGGGCATTGGTCGACCATGACATCGCCGTGGGCGCCATTCCCGTCAGCGGACGATGACGAGGTTGGCCATGTCTACCACCGGCCGGTAGCCAAGCGCGGCGTAGATTTTGTTCGAGGTTAGGTTTGCTTGATCGGTGTACAGGCACACCCGCGCACCGTCGGCCTGGATCCGCCGGGAAACCTCGGCAACCGCGTTGCTGGCCCATCCACGCCCGCGCTGGGCTGGTGGCGTGTACACCGGACCGATGCGCGCGACCCCGAACGATGGGGGGGTTGGCACCGGTGAGGTGCACCCGCTCTCCAGTCCCGTCGACCCAGAACCACAGATGCCCGGCCAGCAGTCGGCGCAGCACTTCCGCGCGGTCGGGCACCTCATGTGCGCTGGCACCCCGTCGGCGGCCCGCCTGTTCGTCAGCGTCGCCCACGAACTCGCCGAACCACTTCATGACCAGCTCGACGTCCTTCTCGACCGCGAGCTCCAGGCAGCCAGGCACTGCCGCCGGACGAGCCAGCTTGCCGAGTTCGTGCAGCCGCGTGTGCTGGTTGACCTGGACCCTGCCCCCGCCGAGCCGGGTCAACTCGGTGGCGCACAGCGCAACGGCAGGAACGGCCCCGTTGACCGCAAGGACCTCCTCCCCGCGCTCATACAGAGCGCAGGCCAGGGCCACGGCCGCCTCGTCGGGCATCGGCAGCAGGAACGGCGGATAGGGTGCGAACGGCGCCGCTCGCATACCGGCGCCGACGACCGTGCCGGATGCACCCCTAACCACCAACCACCAATTGCGGTCGGGCTGCGCGATTCCATCGATTTGCGGCGCCAGCAGCCGGTGCGCGACGGTAGTCACGACGGTGCTGACTACCGGGTCGGCGGCCAGATGTTCGCCAGCTACCGCGAGGAACTCGGTCGGGGTAGTGCAGAACTGCAGGCGCGGCGCGGCTACCGAGGTTGCGCTCATCTGCGCAACCCAACCGTCACCATGGGCTATGGGCACGGGATTTTCCGCGTCATCAAGGTGACACGCCCCTCCTTACTCAACCGATGTACGGCGTCGCCCGCTCCTTGAGGGCGTGGTCGATACGCAGCCGCATCGAGGGGTGGATGTTCAACTGGTTGAGCTGGGCGGGGTTCATCCAGCGGACCTGACGCGACTCACTGGAGGTCGTCAGTTCCCCGCCGACGGGCCGGGCCGTGAAGCAGATCGAGAACTGCTGGCGTACTTCACCGTCGTCGTAGGCTCGTCACCTCTGCGGCGGCCGGCACGGCACTCGGCGGTGGATACCTGCTGCTCGCCCTCATCGTCGGCACCGGCATGGAACTCGGCGATGTAAGGCTCGCCGCCTTCCTAGGCGCCGCCCTTGGGACGCTCGACTGGGACGCGGTGCTCCTCGGCGCAGTCCTGCCATACCTCTTCGCCGCGCCCGCGGCCCTCACGCGCCTGGTCCGCGGCCAGCACAGCATTGCCTTCGGGCCATACCTAGTAGGCGGCGCTCTCGCCGCGTTCCTGCTCGCTGCTTAGGCATCGGTAGCCGCAGGCAACTGCGTCAGTGAACTGACAGGTCAAGCTTGGTCACTCACCGACGGACACTCCGCCGGCTTGCCTAATGTGCAGATTCGTACAAAGGTACTATCTTGACCTACTGGACAGGCGGGGGGTTTCTCAGAGATTTCACCGTCGCCGGCGCAAGAAAGTGCGACGTCCTGCCGCAGCGTTCTACTGCAGTTAGCAAGAGGTGCCCCTTGAAATATCGACCGTGCTCACCCGTCACAGCGGCAGCAGTTGCGCTGGGTAGTCGACGCGACCCGCCACTGCCAGTGATCGACTGCCCCTCCCCCAGGCGCGTTCCATCGTTCCCAGTAATTCGGTAGGCTAACGGCCGAAACTGCAGCCGACCATCGGCGCGCAACCCTGCAGTTTCTCGGACCCGAGTGGAGAGGCGGAGGCCGGCATATGTCTGCGGCGAAGCGCAGGGCTGTGGTGCTACTTAGCGGAGGGCTCGACTCGGCCACGGTACTGGCGATGGCGGTGCACGAGGGGTACGAAGCGTACGCGCTGAGCTTTCGCTATGGCCAGCGGCACACGGTGGAACTCGAAGCCGCGAGCCGTGTAGCCGCGAACCTCGGAGCGGTCAAGCACGTCGTCGCTGACATCGATTTGCGCGTCTTCGGTGGCTCGGCGCTGACCGACGACGCTCTCGCCGTGCCGCACCACGACAGCGCCGACGACCTCGGTAGCGACATTCCGATCACGTACGTGCCCGCCCGGAACACGATCTTCCTGTCCTTCGCGCTGGCGTGGGCAGAGACCCTGGATGCCTCGGATGTGTTCATCGGGGTCAGCGCACTCGACTACAGCGGCTATCCCGACTGCCGCCCGGAGTACATCGCCGCCTACGAGCAGATGGCCAACCTTGCCACCAAGGCCGGCGTTGAGGGTCGCCAACGGCTGCGTATCCACACACCGCTGATCCAGCTGACCAAGGCCGAGACGATTCGCCGAGGTCTGGAGTTGGGCGTGGATTACGCCTGGACACACAGCTGCTATGACCCGGTCGACGGGCGGGCATGCGGCACCTGCGACTCCTGCCTGTTGCGCGGTCGCGGCTTCGCGGAGCTCGGCCGCACAGATCCCGCTCTGGCGCCGACGGCTGGGTGAGGTCGGTGTACCGCGTTAAGGAGATCTTTTACACGTTGCAGGGTGAGGGAACCCATGCGGGCCGGCCCGCGGTGTTCTGCCGGTTCACCAGTTGCAACCTGTGGACCGGGCGTGAGTCGGACCGGCATCGCGCTATCTGCCGGTTCTGCGACACCGATTTCGTTGGCACGGACGGCCCAGGTGGGGGTCGTTTCCGGTCTGCGGCTGATCTGGCCGCGGCTGTGGCCAAGACCTGGCAGGGGAAGTCCCATCCTCGTAGCCGCCCCTACGTCGTCTGCACCGGCGGTGAACCGCTGCTGCAACTGGACGAGGCCGCTGTGCAGGCCCTCCACGCCGAGGGCTTTACGGTCGCGGTCGAGACGAACGGCACTCGGCCGGCGCCAGCCGGGCTTGACTGGATCTGCGTCAGCCCCAAGGCGGGCGCCGACCTCGTGCTCACCCAGGGCCATGACCTCAAGCTGGTCTACCCGCAGGTCGGCGCTGAGCCGCAACTGTTCGAAGACCTCGCCTTCGAGCACTTCCTGCTGCAGCCCATGGATGGTCCCGACAGGGCGGCCAACACCGAGGCTGCGGTGCGGTATTGCCTCGACCATCCGCAGTGGCAGTTGAGTCTGCAGACACACAAATACCTAGGAATTGCTTGATGGAAATCTTCCGGGAGTTCACCTTCGAAGCCGCGCACCGGCTGCCGAACGTGCCAGTCGGGCACAAGTGCGCCCGCCTACACGGCCATTCCTACCGGGTTCAGGTCCATGTCCACGGCGACGTCGACCCCGAAGCGGGCTGGGTCATGGACTTCGGCGAGCTCAAGAAGGCGTTCCAACCGCTCCTCGACCAACTTGACCACTACTACCTCAACGAGGTGCCCGGCCTGGAGAATCCGACCAGCGAAGTACTGGCCCGCTGGATCTGGGACAGACTAATCGATCAACTCCCCCTGTCGACTGTCATGGTCCGGGAGACGTGCACCTCCGGCTGCATCTATCGAGGAGAGCGGTGATGCTTCCCGACGTGCAGGCGCTGCCCGACCGGCGGGGGGTTTCCCTCGATGAGGTCGGCATCGAAGGGCTGCGTTACCCGCTGCTGATCGCTGACGGCCAGGGGGCTAAACGCGAAACCGTCGCCACCATCGACATGTCGGTCAGCCTCGACGCCGAGGTCAAAGGCGCCCACCTGAGCCGATTCGTAGAAGTGCTGCACACCTGGCGAGACGAGGTCGCGTCGGACAGTGCGCTGCGCCTGGTGGAAGACCTCCGTACGCGCATGGGCAGCAGCAGCGCCCGCGTCCGTCTCACCTTCGCTTACTTCTTGGAGCGGCAGGCCCCGGTCACCGGCGCGCGGTCCTTCAGCGAGTACCAGTGCGCGTTGACCGCCAGCGTGAGCACAGCCAATCCGGTCCTGACATTGCAGGCCCGCGTGCCCGTAACGAGCGTGTGTCCCTGCAGCAAGGCCATCAGTGATCGAGGGGCGCACAACCAACGCGGCTACGTCACCATCGAAGTCCACCCGGTCGGCCCGGGAGAACTATGGTTCGACGACCTCATCGATGTCGCCGAGGCTTCGGCGTCCTCACCGGTCTACGCGCTGCTCAAACGGCCGGACGAGCGTCACGTCACCATGGCCGGCTACGACAATCCGGTCTTCGTCGAAGACATGACCCGCCACGTTGCCCTGGCGTTGCGCGATGACCCTCGTGTGAACCGATTCCGGGTGCGCGTGGTCAACGACGAAAGCATCCACAACCATGCCGCCTACGCGCGGCTCGAGTGGACCGACTCCGCGACTGGGGGCGACGCGTGAGGTCGAGATCCGGCATGGCCGACCGTCCCGTGCACCTCGTGGTCACCTGCGCCAACCGCAAGACCCGCGTTGTGCCCGATGACCTGCGGCTCGGCAGTCTGCACGAACAGCGGCCAGGGCAACGTTTCGCCACCTGGGCCTCCCGGCTGTCCACCTTCGATGCTGACCGAGTTGCCGCCGTGGACCTGTATGCCGGCGAACACTGGCAGGTTGCCCGCAGCCTTCCCGCAACGCTGCCGCAGACTACGAAACTGTGGGTGTGCTCCGCTGGCTACGGGCTGATCGCAGCCGACACGCCGGTTGCGCCCTACGCGGCCACCTTCACCGCGGGGGAGGCCGATTCGGCCGGCTCCTCGTCGGCCGCCATGCGTGACTGGTGGAGCAGACTCAACCGATGGAGCGGCCCTGACACCCATGCCCCTCGCTCCTTCACAACGCTGGCTCGCCGAAATCCCCACGCGGTCGTCATCGCCGTGCTGTCCGAGGCGTACCTACGCGCCTGCGCCGACGACCTACGCCAAGCCGCAGACTGCCTGGCCGACCGCGAACAGTTGGCCATCATCGGCCCGCCCGGGCGGTGCCCGGACGTCGACGACCTCATCGTGCCGGTTACCGCCGCACTTCGGCCAGTGGTCGGCGGCAGCCTGCAAGCGCTCAATGTTCGTGCCGCCGCCCACCTGCTCACCGCAGCAGCCGACGACCTGTCTTACGCCAACCTGCGCAAACTCGCCGAACAAGCCACCAGCACCGCGCCGCCTGACCCTAGCCGGCGACCCATCGGGCAGAAGCTCAGCGACGAAGCCCTGCGCGACCTTATCCGGCGCCACCTGACCAACGGACCCACCACCGCGAGCAGCCTGCTGCGCCAATTACGTCAGTCCGGGCAGTCCTGCGAACAGTCCCGATTCCGCACCCTGTTCGCCGACGTCGCGGCCCAGGTGAGGCGCTGATGCCCGCCGCCCCCTCCGTCAAGAACCTTGTCCGCCGGGCGCTGCGGATCGACCAGAGCAGCACCTACCCCTTCTTCATGTTCGCGTTGCGCGCCGACGAGGTCCTGCAAATCGCCGACATCTCTCGAGTGAGTCGCGACGAGGCCGGCAACCTCATCGGCTACCAGCGCCCCGAGGTACGCCGGCACGTCGAGGAGATCATCGACTATCTCAACACCGACGGCGCGCTGTTCCCGAACCCGATTATCCTCGCGCTGTCCTCACGCGCGAAGTTCGAGTCAAGCCGCGGCCCCAGCGTCGGCGACGGTCTGGCCACCTCCGGCAAGCTGACCATTCCATTACCGGCGAAGGGCAAGCCGAAGCCAGCTTGGATAGTTGACGGCCAGCAGCGGGCCCTCGCCCTGGCGCGGGCCCAACGCCGCGGCTTTCCGGTTCCCGTCACTGCCTTCGTCGCCGACAGTGTCACCCTCCAGCGCGACCAGTTCCTGCGGGTCAACAACACCCGACCCTTGCCGCGCGGGCTCGTCACCGAACTGCTGCCCGAGGTCGACAGCCCACTGCCCCCTCGTCTGGCGATCCGCAAGGCGCCCGCCGCGCTGTGTGACGTCCTCAACACCGATCCGAACTCACCCATGTACGGGCTGATCAAACGGGCCTCCACGAGCCGGGAACAGACACCCCACGCGGTGATCACCGACACCGTGGTGGTGAACATGCTCAATGAGAGCCTGACCTCATCGTCAGGCTGCCTGTTTCCGTACCGCGACGTCAGCCGCAACGAGACCGACTTCGAAGCGATCCTGAAGGCCTTGTACGTCTACTGGGCTGCGGTGCGCGACACCTTCCCCGACGCCTGGGGACTGCCGGCTACCAAGAGCCGCCTCATGCACGGTGCTGGGATCCGCGCGATGGGCCGGCTGATGGACCGCATCCTAGGCGCCGTCGATCCCCGCAGCCCCAACGCACCGGAGACCATCCGCCAACACCTTGCCCTCATCGCACCGCACTGTCATTGGACCGCTGGCGTCTGGGACGACCTAGGCCTGCGCTGGAACGAGATTGAAAACATGCACCGGCACATCCAGGAACTGTCCAACTACCTCATCCGCCTGTATCACAACACCCGGGCAGAGCTGTCGTGAGGTTCTTCTTCCCTGACAGTCAGGACCAGGTCGACCCGGGCTTCGACTTCGTCACCGAAGAACGCGACCCGTTCCGCGTCCGGCAACGCGACGACCTGTACGCCCACGAGGTACTCACCCAAGCCCCCTTCGACGGGCTGCTGGTCTCCAAGGCCATCGTCGACGGCAAGGCCGGCGGAGGAACCGGCAAGTACACAGCCGCGCAACGCCACCGCCTTTACCGCGAGGGCGCCCGACGCTTCTTCCGCCTCGACCGCGGCCACACACCACTGAAGATCATGGGCGATTGTGGAGCGTTTTCCTACGTCGCTGAGGAGTACCCGCCCTACAGTGTCGACGAGGTCATCGACTTCTATGACGGCTGCGGATTCCACTACGGCATCGCCGTAGACCACGTCATCTTTCAATACGAGCCCAAGACAGCCCGCGACGACGAGCGCGCCGCCGAGTGGGTACGTCGCCAGGAGATCACCCTTGCTCTGGCTGCGGACTTCTGGCAGCGCTGCAAGGCCCGCCGAGTTTGTTTCACACCCCTCGGCGTGGCCCAAGGTTGGAGCCCGCAGTCCTACGCCGACGCCGTCGTCGCACTACAACGCATCGGGTACCAACGCATCGCGCTCGGGGGCATGGTCCCTCTCAAGACCCAGGAAATCCTCGCCTGCCTCACCGCGATCGACCAGGTCCGTGAGCCCACCACACAGCTGCACCTGCTGGGCATCAGCCGCTGCGACGACGTCCCCACCTTCGCCACCCATGGCGTCACCAGCTTCGACAGCACCTCACCGTTCCGTCAAGCATTCAAGGACGACCGCGACAACTACTACACACCCACCGGCACCTACGTCGCCTTGCGCGTACCCCAAGTCGACGGTAACCCCAAGCTCAAGGCCCGCATCCGCTCCGGCGAGATCAGCCAAGCCCAGGCACTCGCCCTGGAACGCACCGCATTGAACCGGCTCCGCCAGTACGACGCCGATGAGATCGAGGTCGACCCGGTCGTCCAAGCACTTGTCGACTACAGCGTCGTGTGGGACGGCAAGTCCGACCGAAGCGCGCAGTATCGTGCGACCCTGGCAGACCGGCCCTGGCGGGACTGCCCCTGTGACCTGTGCAAGGCGATCGGCATTGAAGTCGTGATCTTCAGAGGCACCGAACGCAACAAACGGCGCGGCTTTCACAACCTCTACGTGTTCGAACAGCGACTGCGCCCACAACGAGAAAGGACTCGCGCGTGACCACGACCCGACGTGACCTCCCCGCAGGCACCCCTTCCGAACTCCGGCTGCCCGCGCTGAAGATCCAGCAGGGTCGCGGACGCAGCCTCTACACCTTCG
Coding sequences within:
- a CDS encoding DUF6244 family protein — encoded protein: MSQIETITGEFRALMTGVERAQGLAAAADSQAQEVALRAAGAGFVAVAAGVARVRNAITGIQGGLGSLAGSIGEATKATAAVPNEATPQETIAGLAPVLSAVDAARDAATGAITGVGEAQQLVAMVLQGGQPGPLLQALDGIKQVLVLVVGRTGGARQAIEAAIAQARQLGSSGN
- a CDS encoding CdiA C-terminal domain-containing protein; the protein is MDDEGRRPLELENECADIVASKSYRVHQNPTRQEIADARLRTGDSGNPNKDPDYLIEGHVFDCYSPTLGKPVRGVWSEVRAKVDKEQTQRVVLNLHDWHGDLAALRTQFDTWPVERLKELVAVTPSGAIVQIVRRD
- a CDS encoding GNAT family N-acetyltransferase, with amino-acid sequence MSATSVAAPRLQFCTTPTEFLAVAGEHLAADPVVSTVVTTVAHRLLAPQIDGIAQPDRNWWLVVRGASGTVVGAGMRAAPFAPYPPFLLPMPDEAAVALACALYERGEEVLAVNGAVPAVALCATELTRLGGGRVQVNQHTRLHELGKLARPAAVPGCLELAVEKDVELVMKWFGEFVGDADEQAGRRRGASAHEVPDRAEVLRRLLAGHLWFWVDGTGERVHLTGANPPIVRGRAHRSGVHATSPARAWMGQQRGCRGFPADPGRRCAGVPVHRSSKPNLEQNLRRAWLPAGGRHGQPRHRPLTGMAPTAMSWSTNARPAPLAR
- the dpdA gene encoding tRNA-guanine transglycosylase DpdA, with the translated sequence MRFFFPDSQDQVDPGFDFVTEERDPFRVRQRDDLYAHEVLTQAPFDGLLVSKAIVDGKAGGGTGKYTAAQRHRLYREGARRFFRLDRGHTPLKIMGDCGAFSYVAEEYPPYSVDEVIDFYDGCGFHYGIAVDHVIFQYEPKTARDDERAAEWVRRQEITLALAADFWQRCKARRVCFTPLGVAQGWSPQSYADAVVALQRIGYQRIALGGMVPLKTQEILACLTAIDQVREPTTQLHLLGISRCDDVPTFATHGVTSFDSTSPFRQAFKDDRDNYYTPTGTYVALRVPQVDGNPKLKARIRSGEISQAQALALERTALNRLRQYDADEIEVDPVVQALVDYSVVWDGKSDRSAQYRATLADRPWRDCPCDLCKAIGIEVVIFRGTERNKRRGFHNLYVFEQRLRPQRERTRA
- the queD gene encoding 6-carboxytetrahydropterin synthase QueD; translated protein: MEIFREFTFEAAHRLPNVPVGHKCARLHGHSYRVQVHVHGDVDPEAGWVMDFGELKKAFQPLLDQLDHYYLNEVPGLENPTSEVLARWIWDRLIDQLPLSTVMVRETCTSGCIYRGER
- the folE2 gene encoding GTP cyclohydrolase FolE2; the encoded protein is MLPDVQALPDRRGVSLDEVGIEGLRYPLLIADGQGAKRETVATIDMSVSLDAEVKGAHLSRFVEVLHTWRDEVASDSALRLVEDLRTRMGSSSARVRLTFAYFLERQAPVTGARSFSEYQCALTASVSTANPVLTLQARVPVTSVCPCSKAISDRGAHNQRGYVTIEVHPVGPGELWFDDLIDVAEASASSPVYALLKRPDERHVTMAGYDNPVFVEDMTRHVALALRDDPRVNRFRVRVVNDESIHNHAAYARLEWTDSATGGDA
- the queC gene encoding 7-cyano-7-deazaguanine synthase QueC — its product is MSAAKRRAVVLLSGGLDSATVLAMAVHEGYEAYALSFRYGQRHTVELEAASRVAANLGAVKHVVADIDLRVFGGSALTDDALAVPHHDSADDLGSDIPITYVPARNTIFLSFALAWAETLDASDVFIGVSALDYSGYPDCRPEYIAAYEQMANLATKAGVEGRQRLRIHTPLIQLTKAETIRRGLELGVDYAWTHSCYDPVDGRACGTCDSCLLRGRGFAELGRTDPALAPTAG
- the queE gene encoding 7-carboxy-7-deazaguanine synthase, translating into MYRVKEIFYTLQGEGTHAGRPAVFCRFTSCNLWTGRESDRHRAICRFCDTDFVGTDGPGGGRFRSAADLAAAVAKTWQGKSHPRSRPYVVCTGGEPLLQLDEAAVQALHAEGFTVAVETNGTRPAPAGLDWICVSPKAGADLVLTQGHDLKLVYPQVGAEPQLFEDLAFEHFLLQPMDGPDRAANTEAAVRYCLDHPQWQLSLQTHKYLGIA
- a CDS encoding A24 family peptidase, whose amino-acid sequence is MELGDVRLAAFLGAALGTLDWDAVLLGAVLPYLFAAPAALTRLVRGQHSIAFGPYLVGGALAAFLLAA
- the dbpB gene encoding DGQHR domain-containing protein DpdB; translated protein: MPAAPSVKNLVRRALRIDQSSTYPFFMFALRADEVLQIADISRVSRDEAGNLIGYQRPEVRRHVEEIIDYLNTDGALFPNPIILALSSRAKFESSRGPSVGDGLATSGKLTIPLPAKGKPKPAWIVDGQQRALALARAQRRGFPVPVTAFVADSVTLQRDQFLRVNNTRPLPRGLVTELLPEVDSPLPPRLAIRKAPAALCDVLNTDPNSPMYGLIKRASTSREQTPHAVITDTVVVNMLNESLTSSSGCLFPYRDVSRNETDFEAILKALYVYWAAVRDTFPDAWGLPATKSRLMHGAGIRAMGRLMDRILGAVDPRSPNAPETIRQHLALIAPHCHWTAGVWDDLGLRWNEIENMHRHIQELSNYLIRLYHNTRAELS
- a CDS encoding NUDIX hydrolase, whose translation is MVAKVVVDKVLCYVVREGRLLVFRHTDYSYEQVGVEVPGGTVRVGEAPEDAALREAREETGLTGFRVVRKLGKVEYDITPLRFEIQYRHVFQLELVGPTPERWASQEDHDGTQEPTHLECFWIPLKAAHILQAGQGALLAKLCS